From a single Kwoniella shandongensis chromosome 9, complete sequence genomic region:
- a CDS encoding chorismate mutase: MNFTSGADVPELLSLENIRGQLIRLEDTIIFLLIERAQFAFNHKIYEAGAFKDEIGFEGSWLEWFLFETESFHAKARRFTSPDEHPFTPLDRLPKPIIKPLSFPSLLYQPAASHPSVNVNSRILKFYVEHIVPGITGVGNGSAKGKSKEVGKDQDDGNYGSAATRDVEVLQALSRRIHFGMFVSESKFLSAPHDFIPHILSNPPNEDALAGLITKPEVEAKLLVRLANKARVYGCEMDADGRVVEVPDEEMGSRGKIDLKAVVGMYRDWVIPLTKDVEVDYLIHRLDGVPQTQIDEWMKGAKA, from the exons ATGAACTTCACAAGTGGTGCAGACGTGCCGGAACTCTTATCTCTCGAGAACATCAGAGGACAGTTGATTCGGTTGGAGGATACTATCATCTTTT TACTCATCGAACGAGCACAATTCGCTTTCAACCACAAGATCTACGAGGCTGGAGCATTCAAAGATGAGATTGGGTTCGAAGGAAGTTGGCTAGAATGGTTCTTGTTTGAGACGGAGAGTTTCCACG CGAAAGCACGTCGTTTCACCAG CCCCGACGAACACCCTTTCACACCACTCGACCGTCTCCCGAAACCCATCATCAAACCTCTCAgcttcccttctctcctctaccAACCCGCCGCAAGTCATCCGTCCGTCAACGTCAACTCGCGTATCCTCAAATTCTACGTCGAACATATTGTCCCCGGTATCACAGGAGTTGGAAATGGCAGcgcgaaggggaagagtaaAGAGGTCGGGAAGGATCAGGATGATGGGAACTATGGGAGTGCGGCCACCAGAGATGTAGAGGTTCTGCAAGCCTTGTCTAGGAGGATAcactttg GCATGTTCGTGTCAGAGAGCAAGTTCCTCTCCGCTCCTCACGACTTTATCCctcacatcctctccaacccACCCAATGAGGACGCTCTCGCAGGGTTGATCACCAAGCCCGAAGTCGAGGCCAAGCTTCTTGTCCGACTCGCCAACAAAGCACGAGTCTACGGTTGCGAGATGGATGCGGATGGCAGGGTCGTCGAAGTTcctgatgaggagatgggatcCAGAGGGAAGATCGATTTGAAAGCTGTCGTGGGCATGTACAGGGATTGGGTCATCCCTCTCACTAAAGATGTCGAG GTCGACTACCTCATACACCGTTTAGATGGCGTTCCTCAGACTCAAATAGACGAATGGATGAAAGGTGCAAAGGCATAG